The genomic DNA CAGTATTTGTTACTCCTGCTTTTATTCATTCCTTTGTACCACTGTACAGTTACACTTTTGCCTTGTATTTTGATGTATACATTGTCTAAGGCTAAAAGACTACAATAAAGACTAAagactacatttcccatcattCAAGGGAACGCGTCAAATCCAATCACGCGGGAGCAGTAACTAGGGACGACAGTTAACGTTACACTTTCCGGTAACAGGGAGGAGCTGGTGCTTATTATCGTGGATATAAAACACAAGCTCTGCACACTGGTacgtgtatatactgtatttagctCGTTTTTAGCACAACTAACCAATATGAGAATATAGATTGGTTGTTTGGTCACGTTCACATGCAGCAGTTGTTGTTGCGACGGTTAGCCGTTAAGAGTCTGCTCTTGCTCCTTAAAGTTAGGCCGTTACGGATGGGCGGGTTAGCCAGCAGAGCTAGCCTTAGTAGAAATATACATATTTCACCCGCATCTCAGATATTCAGATCTAATCGTAGTGCTAGAGCAGGTGAATATATCTCATATTAGCCTGTTTGTGTGAGGCTGTAGCAGCCAGAGGAGCTCAATGGTTAGTAACGGTTGTCAGGATTGTCAGGACGGTTGATGCTAGTTAGCTTGTGGTCAGCAGTTAGCAGTTTAACCCTTGGTCGATCGTTTGGCTCAACAAGTCTCAATTAGTCTACAATAAATAGCTTGATAGAACCATATCGATGACTTGATTTGTAATACCAGTGATATCAGTGGTTAACAGTGTGATACAGATGGTGTAGGGTGTGGAAACATGTTGTTAGATGTATTGTAAAGCTCTCTGTGTGTTAACCTCACTGAGTTCATTGTGAATTagccaaggcctatggaaggcaGGCtaggtcacgcgtcatcaacgcgtcacaTCATCAGGGGGTATAgcgcatgcgcagtagaatctggtCTACCCTcgtcgaaattgagccaatcaaaacgcacgaccgcagcttcagtcacactgcgcatgcgtcatacCCCATACAACAAGACCAGTGACCTAacctccttctataggccttggtAACATGACAGTTAACTGTTTAACGTGCGGGGCCAGTTACTGTTTCTTTCTATAATCACTGGACTTGTTGCCACCAGAATAGCTCCAGTTTCATATAGATAGTACCAATATGTactttaaacatgttttgtgattcGTCTAAGATGTTTCATGAGTCTTGATTGAGTGATGAAAAACATCCAATGTAATAGATAGATATACAGacatagagagatagatagagacagacatatagatagatagatggatagagagatagatagatagatagatagagagagatggatagatagatagatagatagatagtaactttattgatcccgaggtaaattcaagtttccagcatcacagttccatagtgcaaaacatgttagtaaaaaggcagtaaaaaagttagtagtgcaaagtacaaaaaaatataccagatatataaaaatacaaggagatgaagaaaactgttaaaactgaatacagtgcagggtaacagctgtgatacacgactactAAAAAAGTGAATGTAGTGCAGaaaagactgttaaaaatgagtatagtgcattattatctgtcctgcagaccgtcctttgcaacatcacagaaaggacaaagaccaGAAACAAGGAtacgtacatttaaacattacaatcagagaagacgatattcagggcccttcaacgtacatttgatctgggattaggctccatatttagttttaggattgactggtgtacaaaacagtgcttcagtctaaccttattaaatcgtggaaccctgtatctccgatttgatggtaacaattcatattcactgttcaaagcGTGGTTGggggtcagagacgatggtgttagccagccttaatatgttattatggtataggctgattcatagagtttgtcaaggggttgacctacaatctttgagcagattttcatttggtggagcagttttgactttacaAACTCTTGGACAAACtcttgtaccatgtagtataacaatactgtaCAACACTCATAATAACAGAAGTAAAAACCAGAAGAAGAATTTGTCTACTCGCtttttttggaacatttttgcCTCTATTAGACAAGAGACAGTAAAGAGTTAGACAGGAAACaagggatgagagagaggaatATGAAACTTTGTGGTCATGTGCCACCAAGAAGCCCCCAAATATtgtgtatattgtgtttttttcttgcattaGTTAGAGAAAGTAGCATAACTTTTCAAGTATGTAAATTGCCGATTAGTCAGAAAGGTTGTATATCTGGACTACCCACAATTTTAGAAAGCCCAATGTAACTTTGTCATCTTGCATTTTTTGTGCAACCAGCGGTCCAAAATCCAAATATATTGAATTTATAATGgtacaaaagagagaaaagatgcCAAGCCTTACACTTGAGAAGCTTgaaccagcaaatatttggtATCTTTCCTTAATAAATTACTAAAtctgtgtgtaggatttagggggatttattgacagaaatggaatataatatttagaaGTATGCTTTCATTAGtgtacctgaaactaagaattgttgtgtttttgttagcttagaatgagcccttcatatctacatatggggtcctcttcatggagtccgccatgttgctccttcatgtttctacagtagcacagaacggatgaaccaaacactggctctagagagagcctctCACACTTTTATGTTACCTGAGTAACAGGTAACATAAAAGCACGAAAACTGCCAcagtagttctccgacacgcttgggaAGGGAGGGGTATTCAGCTGgtcgcaatctgcaacctcaccgctagatgccactaaatcctacacactgggcCTTTAAATACTGagtcgattatcaaaattgttggtgatacattttctgttgattaatCTGGTTGTTTCGTCTGTAAACATTTTCTCACTGTATGTGAAAGTAGATTGTATCCATAACTACCACTCGCCCACTCCTAATATCATTATTGGTTGAGGGTCCTttggttattgttattgttgctcTGGTTATTCACTGCTTTCTCTCCTGGTACCCTTTCTCAGGTTGGATTAAGCCCCCTCGTTGCTGACCAGGATGATTGACGTTCGGGCATGGGCAGAGTATGTGGTCGAGTGGGCTGCCAAAGACCCCTACGGTTTCCTCACCACAGTCATACTGGCTCTCACGCCTCTCTTCATTGCCAGTGCACTGCTGTCCTGGAAACTGGCCAAGATGATCGAGGCACGTGACCGggaacagaagaagaagcagaaacgTCAGGAAAACATAGCCAAGGCCAAGAGGACCAAGAAAGACTGAGCCTGCGGGTAAAATGAGGGCATAAATAAAAGGAGGAGCAACCACCACGCTCGCAGCCCTCCTTTATTCCAAATAATGACACGGTGCCCTTCgttgtcccagccctactgtCAGCACAGGGCCGCTGCGCCTCATATCCGGGGTAGGAGACTGGCCCCGCAGGCCTAACAGTGCTGAGACGGACAGTACCGCCCGAAGGAGGCTCGTCCCAGTGGGACTTTGGTCAGCAAGAGCACGGTGGTCATCTGTATGATGTTATACAGATATCCGCTGATAGTTTTGTGCAGCTGTTGCAACACCTTGCATTCCATTGTTGGCGTTCATGTTCTGCTGAATTTACGATGTAATGAGCATATTGGAAGTTTTTCCAAAATATCCCAAATACTACTTTCTAATCAATAAAGTTTCCATGATTGATATGAAAAtctaattttctttttattgatttaatatTAGACtaggagaaaacaaacacaagtgCTTTTAATTTAGTGCAGATAGAAAGTATTCATCCCCACGTtttattgtaatgtaacactGAACCAGAGTGCATGTAATTAGGCTTTATGTACCGATCAACGGGAAATACTTGAATGTCAAACAGAAAACAAGTTAATCACAAATGTGGAGCAGCCAGTTGTCTTTAGAAGTTGCATGGACTTACCAGTGAGAAGTGAATTTAGGTGAAATACTCCTGCATGGTCCCGCTCCTGGTTATTcagttaaaaaaatacagtatgaaGACAAAGGTATATCCAAGCAAGTCAGAAGACTTTCCAAGGCACTGAATATCCCTCGCAGTACAGGAAggtcaaacaaaaacatatggaACAGCTGTAAAAGACCAACTTGCTGCCAGAGGTGCCCTTATTAAATATAGACTTGAACGGAGTGAACAGGATTGTTTTGGCCAAAACGGACAataattttgtgttttatatacTGCATGTTCTTAATTTAGATCTATTTAAAAAGATGTGTTCAGTTgtagtcttttatttattagtattaaaaacaaattacattCACTGTGCCTCACTGTAAATAATAAAGCCAGTGGGATGGATACTTTTTATAGGTACTGTCATTCTTTTATAGAAGCAGTTAAAACAGATGATTCTAGTGTAAATGCAGACAGTTGGCCAGGCACATATCTCTTCATATTCCTCTCTGGGTTCAGGCAGAGCATTTAGACAATCCCATTGAGTAGGAGGGAGGACCACGTTTTCAACTGCAGGATCACAGTTCATGCTGCTGAACTTTCCTCAGCAACTCCGTGGCCAACATGCACTCTGACCTCAAGTGAAAGAACGTCTTACTGGGGATCAATATACTGTAAGATTATTCATTCTTCTGACTTGTGATTTACAAGCTGCAGACACCACCTCcatgacaaacagaaacacagtatTTAAATGCAAGCACAGTTTCATGGCACCATCTTCAGGCCTTTGCTGAGTTCAGTTTAGAGTTAACTGATCTTATCTACATGTTCCCACACGATTATACATGTGCTTTTCCAGGAACTCCCTCAACAAGTAATGCTTTTCATCTTTACAAGGTCAAATGTGGCTCTCGGAGGGATATTTAAAATTACTACATAATTTCTCTGGTCATAGCGGAATACTTGAGGTCTGTTCTTCTGATCAGCTTGGATTTtatacattaaatatttataattaaaataaaaaaataatgtaatattttacTGGTAAGGAGTCAATATCAATGTAATTAAAATAGTCACTTTCTTTTTACAATATCCCTTAAACATGATACAGTAGTTGGTATACTCAATGACTACTGGAAGTACAACCATGTCcgttttttctttactttattaGCAGACCTTTCAGCTACATTAAATCACTGTGGTCACTTATAGTCAGCTTCAAGATGAGTGATGCTTATTGTCTtgtttatatacaatatacacagaGGGACTACAAAAATAGAAACTCATAATGTAATCCAATCCAATAAAAGAGCCTTGAAATAAATACTTCCTCCATGAAACGGAGAGAAGTTTATTAAACTCTGGTAATTTCTGAGCTCCTAGTTTGTGGTGTTGTTGACTTAAGATTGCATTATACTGAAAGGTGCTTCCAACATTACATTTCAAAGTCTCAACTAAAAGTGAACATCAGTTTCACATAGGTAGCATGTATAGTTGCAGGGCTTTTCTATTGGATTGTATTACATTGTACAGCGGCCTCAGTGTGTGGATGTCTCAGTCTATTTCTTGGGCATCCAGGAGCCGGGCTGGAACGTGTTTGCGGTGCTGCTGGGGTCTTCGCTGATCTCCTCCTTGCCAAAGCTGGTGGAGGCTGCATGGCCTTTAGCCGCAATCTTTGCAGGAGTCGCCACCAGACCGTCCTCGTACTCCTTGGCCTGTAGGGCCAGGTCTTTCTCATCCACCTCCTTGGCCTTCAGTTTGATCTGCTCCCTGTAAGACTCATTCTTCAGCAGctcctttaaaacacacacatacacgcataGTCAGGGTTTCTGCAGTGTTCACcaaattaaatttgttttaatacatCATAGAAGgcaatttaattaatttttcatgGCCACACCGGTCAAAGAATGATGGAAAACCAGCAGGGATGATGTGGTCTAGAATTATTGATTAAATATATGAATTTATTGACATTCATAGCACATTTTTGTCACTACTTCCCagctatatataataataattccttGTAATATAATCAATTAACGTGACCTGGACCCAGATAAGCGGCAgaagattgatggatggattaaccgattcaaaatgtattcatttaagtTTTTGCTGAAATCAACACTTCCCCATTATGAATCAATGAGCTTCCTGCCTACTGTGGCCAGCAGTGTTTGTTACAGGTTTGATGGCGCTTgctcaacctcctcctcctgcagcacaTGCACTGTCACAACAAACCCACTTGTAGTTTATAGATGTATAAAGTTTCCCAACAGCCCACAACCAGATGCAAAAATAGTTCTAACTTGCTGTCTATGGCAGGCAAGAAAATATATTCCAGACTCTTGTAAACTTTGCAATACTATCTAAGGCTGACTTTTTGAGGGATCTGAATTCTTGTAGATACCCTGATATTACATGTTGTAGTCTGTGACACCATATAGAAATACTGGGCTTAAGGGAACAGTCATATCTATATaggggagcgggtcctcttcagagtccgccatgttgctccgccatgtttctacagtagcccagaacggccaaaccaaacaccggcccTCGAgaacctgaaggccaccgtagttctcttgACGCACCTGTGAAACCGCGGTAACATGAGatgcgttaccacggttttgcactcggtggctcacgttaccgcagtcttggaaattAGAGGgaacggaggggtactcagttggttgcaatctgcaaccacatctctagatgctgccaaatcctacacattgtacCTTTAAGGGGTGGGTGATATGGTGATATGGAAAAAATCCTTCATCGTGGTATgtgtaattttttaattttcataatatcgatatatttcAAGGTATATTAAATAAAGCAGCCATGCACATTAATTTACAACATTGCCCACTGTGGCTACTACAATAAATTAAAGGGACAGCTACCACAgtttattacatggctttgttgaatactcaattctgattggcaAATTACTGCATTCTGCggttttgttatttctttataccAGACTGTTACTAttgacgcagttctgatgtcggactctgg from Sebastes fasciatus isolate fSebFas1 chromosome 6, fSebFas1.pri, whole genome shotgun sequence includes the following:
- the smim15 gene encoding small integral membrane protein 15; this encodes MIDVRAWAEYVVEWAAKDPYGFLTTVILALTPLFIASALLSWKLAKMIEARDREQKKKQKRQENIAKAKRTKKD
- the ndufaf2 gene encoding NADH dehydrogenase [ubiquinone] 1 alpha subcomplex assembly factor 2 isoform X3: MSLVVLTSACSRSVRARRMVEAANPTEYEYTEGSIPIEWDAWIRGRRKEPPSIEELLKNESYREQIKLKAKEVDEKDLALQAKEYEDGLVATPAKIAAKGHAASTSFGKEEISEDPSSTANTFQPGSWMPKK